The Streptomyces collinus DNA segment CCGACCGCCTCGTACCGGGGCTGCTCCCCCGGAACCCCCGACGTCGGCAGATTGCTCCGCACCAGGCAGAGCTCCCGCACGGTCCAGCTCCGGCCCGTGAATCCCGCGAGGGTGTCCAGGAACGCCCGCACGTCCCCCGCCTCCCGGCTCCGTGCCACGGTCAGATGGGCCTTGTACCGCCGGTGCTCCCCCATCGGCACCCCGGCCTTGCGCGCGGCCGCCTCGGCCCGCTCGGCCAGCAGCCGGAGGGCCGCCAGGTCCCCCTCGGCCCCGGCCCACAGCGCCCTCCCGTGCCCGAACTGCCCGCCACCCCGCACGCCCAGTGAAAACGGCTCGGTCCGGCGCGCGGCACGCTCCAGCCGCTCCGCCAGCTCCGGCACGACACCGTCGTCGACCTCACCGTAGAACGCGAGCGTGAAGTGCCAGCCGGGACGGCCGGTCCAGCGCATGCCGTCGGCGCCGGGCAGCGCGCGCAACTCGTCGACGACACCCCCGAGTTCACGGCACACTTCGTCAGGGGGCAGCACGGCCGCGAAGAGTCTCATGGGTCCAGCCTGGCACCATGAGGCCATGCAGATCACCATCCGGGACG contains these protein-coding regions:
- the thpR gene encoding RNA 2',3'-cyclic phosphodiesterase, yielding MRLFAAVLPPDEVCRELGGVVDELRALPGADGMRWTGRPGWHFTLAFYGEVDDGVVPELAERLERAARRTEPFSLGVRGGGQFGHGRALWAGAEGDLAALRLLAERAEAAARKAGVPMGEHRRYKAHLTVARSREAGDVRAFLDTLAGFTGRSWTVRELCLVRSNLPTSGVPGEQPRYEAVGRWPLGGAG